The sequence taaattaaagttttctAATTAGCTGGCTTTTGAATGAATAGCATACTTATGCCAGATCCAGAAACTCTCTCCTCAGTGAAGAAGGATGAAGAAAGATGATCAAAATATGATTGCACTATAATATTtagatcaaagaaaaatataatttattaaacactTTTCTCCTtggttaactttaaaaaaaaaaacaaaaaaaagttggaaattAAGCTCTGGTATACCAGCTATACTTTACATGTTTGTTGACTCGGTCAGGCGGTGGTGAATTATAAGAGGAGCCCGCCATAGCGAGAATCTTTCATCATGTGTCTCCTTCACGCAATTTCCTTGAAACTGgaagccttaaaaaaaaaaaaaaaaaaaaaaacctttaaagtatttttaacaatattttctaattagcaaaattaattaaatatttcgtTTCTCTAATCAATTTATCGTTccatattttataaaagaaaaaaaaataagtgatTTAAATTGAATCCCGTGATTAGTTCACTTTTACATTCAAAAGATGCAACATGTTATTGAATAGTCCTTTTAACATGTAAAATAgcataattttacaaaatatgataattacatataatccagttaaaaaatacaaaactacaCATCATGAACACATTAGATAAAACAAACTTAATTCAAATCTTTGTACTTACTATAAGAGATTTGGTAatcatgattttattattttgctatgTATGTTGACATGTTGATAACAGGCCAATAAAGATCACATTAAAGACTTGAAAAAACAGTTAGTTAGGAAGtttgaaatgaaaattttaaaaccgacaaataagattttaaaaatacaaatttaccaaaactgaaataataaaaagatatagttttcttaaaaaaaattatttgaaaagaaTTTTACAACATTTCAACatgtaaaattataaatcaattcttAACCTccttattaatttcattttattcacAAACATAAATCCTAGCAacggaaaaaattaaaataaaaaagttataataaaagtaattttaaataaaaaatatattgcaaTAAAACCACTTTTTGACCATAAATGATGTTGACAAAGTCAAATTGGTAGTGCAGGTATTTATTGCTTTGCTGCAAGCTTCCTCTCCCTCTTACTAAGGCGGTGAACGttgaaaatcaattaaaaaaataagggaTCAAGTCAGGCTGTCATGACAGCTTGCAAGAGAAATTTCACTTCCTTCTCTTTGTGACCGCCGTACTACACCTCCAATTTTACCGCCTCCAACgcctatatatacacacacacatacttTCATACTTAACTTCCTTATCCCATTCTGAAGCAAGCCGTTTCCATTCTTGGTGTGAGAAACATAGAAAGCAGAGAGGAAAAGAGCGAGTATtagagaaagaataaaaaaatcttctctaaatatttgtgttttttcttttgtaaaaaaggtgtatatttttctttcattataaaaaataaaatattatcaactgctcttcttatttaaaaaaaaaattattatatatttttttatcataatatttgtcaattattttatacgtattttattcaaatatttcacaaataattttttttttaattctatttcaACTGTAATTGTATATCccatattttaatttcctaacaAATTAAACTCTTTCCTAGATGTGAAACCGAACTACGTTGGAAATTTATCCTATAAACTAGCAAACCAACGTGTAATTAAACTAGTTGCTGACTCGTGTAACGCGGCTGTGATTATAATAAtctgaaaaatatattagttcGCTGGAGCAAAAATGTCTCATCATAGTGTGTCTTCCTCAATTTTCCTGGAGGTGGAAAGCCCCAAAAAttgggaaatatatataattaacatcCAAATTTTGAGGAGCTCACCGAAAttgatttccttttctttttttttttttaacaaattcattctctaattattaatttacaatattcttttctttatttttttctttgattatctaattaacaatattcttaagcatatatatatatatatatatatatgacaaaaaaaaggcatatacaaataaatatatataggttATATAACTACTAAATTAATTAGACTAAGGAAATGTGAAcgctacttttctttttcttgttttgaaaAGAAATATGAACAATACTCAAATGATATTCCATCCAAGACCAATGCGGCTATGCCCATGCAgctttatttaacatttcattTCATACCCGAGGCCCCtgtcttttttaaattaatttggagGCACGGCTCATCGGCAATAAgtaacacacacatatatatatatatatatatatatatatatgaagtctatttttttaaccttttttcaaCGCAACATGCTGGTTGTGTGGGATTTGTTTATTGAGGCCCATATGACCTTTAATGGGCCTCTTTATTTTACGCATCAAGGTTATATTCAAACATCTAAGGCATCCCATATGGCTCCAGATTGGAATTTTAAACTATTGACTGCCTATGGTTTAACacatagtttaaaatatgatatattttacCTTAAAAGTAAAATTCCATCATTAATGATCAttgaattttatcttttatgtatataatgaagcaatatatacatatgtatatacatatatgaatacataattaaaaattttcaagtgGACTTGTTCTTTATCTGTATTCTGTACCACTTGTCAAATTCAACTATAATTAGGAGATGTGTGTAGGGCAATAGagttattttgtttattattattattcttttatctatgTGAAGCTTGAAACAGGGGCTTGttggttttatatataatttataccgTTGGGGTTTGATATGTTGGGATCCCCTACTATTTAGTCAAAATGaataattttctctcttttttttttttttttttttggttcttttaatttaaaaaatgtgtCTTATTGTCGTACCATGAGTTTATATGGTTGATAAATACGGATGCaaaacacaatttttttaatttttattttaattttattttgggcGAAAAGCAAAAGATCTTTTCAATTGAGGAATTCTTAGAGAAATGATAAAGTGGTCGTCGCATGGTTAATTGCACTCTCTCACTGCAGTCTTCAGGGCATGCGAGTCTattagaaatttatattttacagtCCTATGATATGGCtttacttataaatttttttaaagtctcAATTATTAactccaaattaatattatcttcTTTAATTATTCTTCTTGCCTCTCCTATTTGCATTGTATGTATAGAAAAGCACTTGGAGAGTTCATACATCATTGTAATTAGCTAGTAATTAACCTCAAGGATTTGGTGGAGTCTGCTTACTTATGTATATTTTACGGAAAAATGACAGAAGCCcccgaaaaagaaaaagaaaaaaaaaaaaaaaaacctctttgTTGAATCCCAGTAAGCAAACTAGTACCAAATCAGGCTATACAATCATGATATTGATTGCATCTCCTGCACAGAGAAAATCAGGAAAATTTGGCCCCTGTTTCATGAGCTGGGAAATTAGTCAACTTTgctcaaaaattataaaaatcgcAGCAAGGGAAGAGAAATAGACATACATAAATACAGTTGTTCCAAATTTTATATGAGACAGAATTTTAATTACTGCACGATCAGCTAGCGAGTATATATGGTGTTGGGTGTAGTCTGATCCAATTATTCACAACCATAATAAAAGTCAATATCAtcacagaaaaaaagaaaacagaaaaaaaaaaaaaaaaaaaaaaagaaaactatctCTAGAAACTAGCTATGCTTCATCcacatggtgtttggatgaactgATATACATAAAAGAAATGGACAGATTGTTATCCTCTCCTCATTTCTTTTATTGCATTCAATAATTTGCACTGGTTCATCAAGCACTATGGAGACCAAGGATAGTTTTCCGAGAAAATGATTACCAAGATTTTGCATTCCTTGATTGCTTTGCCAAGTGTGGTTGAAATTTCATCACCTTTCTCTAAGTTGATGATCAATGAAAGTTGAGATTTTATAAGCAGATAGAAGCTCCATAAATATAGCTCGCAAATTGATTGTCGGTGTCCTCACCTGTGAAACTGGGAAGCCCGCAATCAATTTGCTAGCTCGAAACATCTATTAGCTTTTGCGGATTGCACATATAGGATTGATAAAATTAATGGTGAAGCATATCctataaacatctttataaccGGAGGAggtaatataaaattgaatatcCAGAATAATCTAGAATTGCTTAGGCTCAAAGTTAAAAACATGTGGctgtaaaataaagtaaaaaaaaattgggtggTTCTAGATCGATTGAAATCAGCCACAAGGTAAAGTCGGTTAAAGTAGATCATTTGAAGAAAAGCGACGTTACCATCCTATAAACAGCACTTGCTGTTCACATGTGTACTGTGCTAACTAGACACTACTAAGCCAAgattatctaaatttatatatattgaaaatggtCGAATGGTCAATAAGaactctgttttcttttttggggagaTTGAGAGGGACAGAGTATTTTGGATGTAGTAGAAAGAAAGTGGATGACACTAATTTATCCTAGGCATTCTTTGCAATAAGAAACTGGATACTTCAACGACACGGAAGaaacagtatttttttttaatttttttattcatacattattttttaaaaaattttctctgcaaatatatgtaaatgGCTCATAGACGTTATTAAAGAAATTCATATTGGTACACAAAAGCAAGTAATCCAATGTCAAAATAGGAAAAGAGAACTTCTCAAAACAGCATTCATTTGAAGCTACGCGCAGTAGTGTCTGCATAGCTCACGCCCATATTCTTCAAAGCCTGAAACTAAAAAAGACACTACAAAATTCACCACTATACATACatgaaaaatccatcaaaatacttttcataacaaaatatttttattttccctcgGCGAGTATcacaaaattttcctttaaaaattaCCTTACATTTATTAACTTATTAGTTAATAACTTGCCACTAAAATACTACAAAATGCATGTTGTAAAAACAGTGTATATTAACTCCTATTAACATACGCGGAATATGCTTTGATTTTCTTATTCCTTATCCATCAGAGCCAACAATGATTTCATAAGTAGCAGCAAAGCATGTCTTGAAGTTGTAGCATGGCATTGTTCTGTTTTTTCGGTTCCCCAATATTCAATTGCTCTGCATTTTCAAGACTGTCACATGAGCTTCAGTTTCTTAGAATGTGATTCACCATCGTCTTCTACCTCAAGAGAGCCAACAGCTTCACTTCCACTTGATTCACAACATTCATTGAAGTTTCTCTTATTCTTTCTTTCGGTTTCTGCATCACATCTCTCCATGTCTTGTTTGTATACAAACCGAACCCCAAACTTCTTAATCTCGCCATACTCACTTTCATTGTTATTGACATTGCCTAAAAATGGATAAAGAGGACAGACATGGAAAGAGGCCTCAGTACTACAAGTAGAGGGCCAATCTAGTCCATTCATTTCTTTGCTAGATTCCAAAGACTGTCTTTCTACATACCAAATGAACACGTGATCTGAACTGAACTTGTTATACTTGTAGGACGAAGTATAATTATGATATTTGTAAAGACTACCATCATCGATGGTTTTGAAATTCAGTTTACAACTAGTATCTAACGTTGCATTTCTGTCAATTTTATTCCAATGAAAAACAATACAGAAAGCTAAAGCCAAGAAGTCACCGTCATTCCAATATGGAGGAAGCATAATCTTATTGATTGAAGTCCCACAAGTTTGATGGGTGAACCAGTCCGGAATTTCATCTCCCGGGTATAAAAAACTGTGAGAATGTACGCCCTGTTTCATGAACATGGGAAATTAATCAACTTGCTCAAAAATTATAAACCATCTCGGCACAtgaagtgaaatatatatacatacccatCCAGATTTTATACGAGCCAGAATTTGAATTATTGCACGATTAGCTATCATGGTGTTGTGAGTATTCTGATCCAATTTTTCACATCCGTAAAAGTCAATATAACCAACAGAATACCAACTGTAATCGGCGTGATGGGGTAATAGTGGAGCCCTCCATTTTGAAATGTTCTCCAGTGATGTGCAGCCAACTGCAGACAAACCAAAACACAGCGATGGAAGCTCCGGTAAAGATTTCAATCTCTCACAATTATCCACCAGCAATTGGCGCAAAGACGGTGGAAGGGAAggcaatttttgaatttttgaacagAAGCGAAGCCATATCCTCTCAAGGTTCCTTAAATTACATAGACTGTTGGGCAGAAACTCAAGATCCTGGCAACATTCTATAGCTAAATCATCGAGGGATACTAGATTTTCAACAGATTCTGGCAACTCTTTAATCCCCGAGAGAGATAACCGAAGAGTTCTCAAGTGTTCCATGGGCTCCAAGATTTCTGGAAACGTTTTCAGTTTCTCACAACCAAGTAGATATAATAATTCAAGAGATTTCAAATGACAAATGCTAGTTGGAAGACTTTTAAGTCTTGTGCACCAACTCAAATGTAATTTCTCAAGACCCGACAGATGGCAAATTGATGGGGGTACTGTTTCTATTGCTGTCCAACTCAAATCTAAATATCTTATATTGGGTGCAAACTTTTGAGAAATGTGAGCTTGAGATGAGTAGAGACATAAATTGCCTGTAAAACTTTGGATGCAACTTTTGAGATATGTGAAATCCTTCCAAAGATTCTTAACGCCTCCTAGCCTTGCAACATCCAAGTATCCCTCTGTTCTCTTTGATATATCTTCAAGATCTCTGAGTTTGGAGCAGCCACTTAGATTTAGATAAGTAAGCTTTTCAAGATTTTGAAGAGATGAAAGAACCTGAACCAAACTTGTACACCCTTCAAGATTTATACTTTCCAGATCTGGAGACTGTGACAGATCTGGTAGTTGAATAAGGAACTTGGAATAACTGAGATCGATCCTTCTTAACACTGGAAGAGACTGTAACAGAAGGAGAAAAAAACGATTATGTTAATTAGTATGCAAGTTCATAGTATCTAATTATAGTACAGCATATGTATTAAGCAAGTTCATAGCATCTAATTATAGTACAGCATATGTATTAAGCATACCTTAACTTCATGATTGTCCCAAAGTTTTCGAACATGGCTGCCACGTAGTACCAGTTCAACAAGATTTTCAGGAGAAAATTTTGATGGCAAAGATTTTAAAGGATATAAATCCCATTGAAGATATGTTAACTTATGAGAAAGATAAGAACCAAGACCTTGGGGGAGGTACAGTTTGAACTTATTATTACCAATATTGTCAGAACAAATTTTGAGAATTCGTAGATTATACATCTCTGAGAAGGTTGCATGGCACAATTTTATGTCTTTATGAATTTCAGACATGTTGAATGAGATGCCTTCAACCGTTTGAGTTCCCTGAAAATCAAATGTACATCAACATATTTAATGATACAATATAATTAAAGGATATCTATTAATGAAAATCAAAGGTACTTTTGTTTCTTGGAAATAATTTTGGATTTAGTGTTTATTTTACAAGAAAATGTCAgtcatttttaaaacaaatcaaTGGTGCATTAGCACTTACTGTATTTCTTTCCAAGACATGGCAAACATCTTTAACATCCCCCAATCGACTACGTTTGCCAGGTTCTTCGTGTTCATCACAGACAATTGTCTTACCCATCTGCCGCAACAAATCATGCATCCATAGCTTGTTGTATTTATGACTTTCAATTAAagacttatcaataagaacaGTCAATTCTATTTTAAAGGAGCCACCCGCATCTAACATGTGTTCTACATCATCTCTAGTAAAAGGCTGATCAATCAGACATGCAATGTCAAGAAACAGATTTTGCTCCCCTTTATCTAGTCCCTCATAACTGATTCTCAGCACATTTAGAATGTCCTTGTGGGgaattgttttcaatttactTAATGCACTTTCCCATACATCTGTGCTTTTAGAGCGAAGGGAAGAACCCAAGACTCTAAGAGCCAATGGATTTCCATGAGCGTAGCATATCACATGGCTTACCAGCTTTTCATAATCTTCTGAAGGAGAACTTTTtccaaaagcataaaaattgaACAGCTCTAAAGATTCAATCTCATTCAACCCTTCAAGCTTGTAAGTATGACAAGCTTCTTTTGCAGTTAGCACTTGCCTGTTTCTAGTTGTGATAATGATTCTACTCCCAGGTGCAAAGTGATCATATCCCCCTACTAAGGCTTCTAATTTGATTGGATTATCCACATCATCTAGAACAATAAGGACCTTTTTACGGATGagttttttaagaataaaagaTGATGCTACAAATGGGGTATCCATCCTTAGAATAGATTCATCACTTAATAACTCAGACAGAAGTTTCTTTCTCAAATGATCTGGTCCATGTCTTAAATATTCTTCCCTAACATTCCAAAGAAAGcagtaactttcaaattgaaaatatgaaaatctTTGAAATATGGCACTAGCAAGGGTTGTCTTGCCAATACCTGCCATTCCCCAGATGCCTATAATGCGAATATCTTTTGTGCCAATGGATAATAGCAATTCAATTTTTTCGATATGTTTTTCAATTCCAATAAAGCGTCCCTTGAAATGCTCATCCATCGATAGATATTTAGGCAATTTTAATGAAACGTCTTCAACAATTTTTTGAACTAATTTGTTTTCGGGCCTACAAATATAATCCAAAAAGATATAATTGTTAGAAAGATAGAACTgacatacatacacacatatatatatatacacacacacacatataaagtGTCTTAtgtgaaaaaagaaatgaagcaACTTTAGTAGTatgtttatcaatttatttgaaTCAAGCAATTTAGATATTTTCACTATGGTTATGACAAATTTGAAAGGAAAGCAGAGTTTTTTTATTGACTGCATTTCATCattattatactattttaatatcttttatcttcttaagaaggaatttataaatttttactctttttctcccattttctcTCATTCATTTAGGGAGATGTAGTTAATGATTGTTGAATAGAAAGACACCTGAAATCCTTCGAATCCAACCCGCATAGATAAGAGGCTTCTGTCAACGCAGCCCTCCACTGGTGCACCTTCTCCATTCTATCTTTGAAACGTCCTTCAAGTTCAGCAAATGAAGCTCCATAGCTCCCTCCCTGTTTTCGTACAACCGATGGCTCTACGCCGTAGAAGATTGGCATAACAATCTGCCCTCTTGTTTTCTTGCATTCAAGTATACGCAcaagttcatccaaacaccatgtgGACGAAGCATAGTTTTCCGAGAAAATGATTACCGAAATCTTAGATTCTTCGATGGCGTTGCTAAGTGTGGGTGAAATTTCATCCCCTCTCTCAAGCTCGTGATCCATGAAAGTTAAGATCTGCTTTGCTGATAAAGCTGCATAAAGATAGCTAGCGAATGTATTGCGCGTGTCCTCACCTCTGAAACTGAGAAACACATCATACTTTTCTTCAAGAGAAGGAGAGGAAGAAGCCATTTCTCTTGCTATAACCAGCTGCAAAATCCacaagtaaaagaaaaatgtcaATGGGAAAATTAAAGTTTTCTTAGCTAGCTTTTTTGTATATTAAGATACACTCAGAGATGACAGATCGAAGACTCTCCTCCTCGGTGAAGATGCACACCGAAAATAGTTATCAGAAAATAGTTACAGTACTTTACTACAAACTAGATCGGAGGAAAATATAATTGAGCTTAGCTTTCGCAAAGAAGACCAACTTTTGTACTACAGGTTGACACGGTCACGCGGTTCTgattataataaaatgaaaagtggAGCCCACGGCAGATCAGACGTAAATTATACGTTTccactatttatttattcatttatttatttttaaggttaTATGAACATGGAATACCATTGTGATTTGTTGGTTTAAACTTAAAGCACAATACAAacgataaaataaattacaaaaccaGACAAAGACCAGTTAATTTGGATAAAAATATGAGGTTGTTaacgtttttaatttttatatagtttttttaattgtatataatttttttttattatttgttaatattagtTAATGATAATACAAAtatgaaggaagaaaaaaaaactaaaaactaaaaactaatattgtgattgattttgtatttatttatttttagttaataaaGATATCTAACTGTTATTaaccaatataaataataataataataataaaataaataaactacgtataatttttaaaaaattagatacGTTAATAAACAACACCTTAAGTTGACGTTTTATGGTGTCTGTGCCAATTGTTTAATACATAATCAATATCTGCAGTACTCATCAAAAAACCCAGAATCATAATTCCGGGGGCCAAGTCAGGAAAGTAGGTTAAGGCTCAAacgataatttattattttaaaaaaatataatatggcatttttttttattaatttaaatatttactaaCACAAAAaagttgttaattttattttacaataaaataccaattttttttttttttttaaggaagaaaTACCAGAAGCTCCTACAAATATTAAGtacattaaaaatttaactATAACATTTTTTTGGAAACTAATATTGAGTAATAAATACatcaatatgaataattatCACTAATCACTTCTTGACAGTTATCACTAAtaacttaatatataattacaatattatctaataattaaattaattaagtctataatttaaataatgtcttttatcaacaaaaaaggagataatgtcttatatttaactaaaagagtttataatataatgtatatagATAAGttattggggggggggggggggggggggcgtaATTTTTTCCACGCGTTTCGAAATTTTTGCAGAAGattctcttcctttttcccCTTTACCCTTGCTCACAGCCACGCTTCCATCATCCCCACtgtctttaatttatttatagaatCCTATTTCCGCCGAAAGTTCTTCAACAAATTTGGAATAAGTATATGAAAGTCTTTGATGTTGAAATCATTTTGCAAGCAAGTTGTTTGAGAattgatattgttattttttttattttattttttatttttttaagattcgTTTTGCAAATAAGATCGTCTCGGAATAAAGTCTAAAATACTCGAGTTTTGATAGAAAAATGCTATTATGGACCTGAAATGCACGGCTTAAGCTAAgattatctaaatttatatacattgaaaatggTCTATAAGATCTCTGTTTTCTGGGGAGCATGAGAGAGGCAGAGTATTTTGTAACTAGtagaaaggaaaggaatttAATGGTACTAATTTTATAAGCTCACAGAAAATCTGTCTTATTTTCCACCAAATTGAATCACTCAGGCTCCTgaagacagagaggaaaaaacAGCTCTAGTATCCAAGCAGAAGATTAGTTAGACAACTAGTTTTTGATACCATATTAAGTTATCATTAGCTCAAAAGTTTAAACTCTTAAGAAATGACGAAAATTATGTAAACCGGCTCTCACACAAAGTGACAggtgataattaataattttattttagtatgaTCGTGTTGATGAATGTGGTGTGTCCGTGTCACATATGTTTCTTTCTATTTCATGAACTTTCTCCATTACTCAATTACATGTGGAAAATCTTTAATTGAGAATTCAAGCTTAGATCATAGAAATGACCGTGCAGAAATTTGATGATTTCAAGTTCATGTTCAGGTTGGATGTGATTTCTTCTTAATTGGTATAAAAGGAAAGCAAGTGAAATAACGAACATGCTGAGACTCATGATTGTTGCTTTAGTTGTTCTCATCCTTATAACTTGTTTGACAAACAAATTATGAAGAAATTGAGGCCTTTTTTTAGATCTTGCATTAATGAAGTTGGTTTTTATGAAGTTTAATTTTGGGCATTCTTTCCATAGGAAACTGGATACTTCTTGGACACAGAAGAAACAGGAGGGAACACATGGAATAAATTGTCATTCTTTAGTAGTATGAGAATATTTCGCAGTAGAATATTTCTCTAGACTCAGAATATTTCGCAGGAAGGAACACATGGAACAAATTGCAGCCAATATTTCCAGTTCATGTATTTTGTAGATAACCATATAAATCAACTCCAACAAAAGCTTTGTTGGATCCCAGTGGTTAAAGAAATTCATACTGCTATCACAAAAACAAGGCATTCCAATGCCATGATCAGAGAAAAGATAAGTGTATTTTACATCAAGAACATGTAGACAAAATTAATGTGTCGAGACTGCATAGTTCATGTCAAAATTGACAGCTCTCCATTCATTCCAAAAAAAGTGTTTGGTGCCTGCATAGCACACACAGAcagattcttttattttatttaattttctctgCAAATTAATCTTTGTAGAAGGGCTCATAGATGTTATCGAAGAAATTCATATTGATATCACAAAAACAAGTAATCCAATGACTAAATAAGAAGAAAGACAAGAGGAACAGAAAACAGAGGAAATGCATGGAAACAGAGTCAGAAAACAGAGGAAGCAGAATCAACAAGAAGAAGTGGAAAGAGGAGAAGTGGGTTTGTGAAGGAAAGCAGTTTGGGCAAAAATAACATGAGGGTTAAGATTTTTGCTACAAAAGAGGAGCTAGAGTGGTTGATGCTTCAGCTCAGGAACAGAGGAGGGAATAGTTTAGAAGATGTTTTGGAGAAGATTGAGAGAGGTAGACAGAAAGATGAAGGTTGCAAACCTTCTCTAGAGAGTATAATGGAGTGCCCTGAAGTTGTCGAGATGGATAGATGATCGTGAGGCAATAaaactgcaaaaaaaaaaaattgttgaatttgTAAATTAAACGATGaaccaatttttataattattttttcaattcaatGGAGAGAGCTTTAGTAGTTAAGGTTCTTTGGATATATACAATGTCaagtactttattttttttttcgtttgtgATTTTGTTGtgcttgtttgtttgtttttgtatataGTTCATTAATATATTCTTGCATAtccttatttttctaatatatgtatGACATGCTTTCTTTGGGTGCATTTAAATGATGCTTTTTCTCTTCAGTGTTAAGGAAAAAGTATAATGTCTTTGTGCTTCAAGATTAACCTTATTTAAAGGGAAATTTATCTCAAAATTTACAATGGTGGATGATTTAGTTGTTGAGAATCACTTTCTAAAAGCCATTTTGTAGTATATCTTAAATGATTAATTGGTTAATGTATTCTAAACTAGAGGATCTAGCAGTTGATTCTGAATCTAAGGGAGAAAAACCAGAAAGAAAGTTGATGTTTGAAAATAAACTCAGGGAAACTTTTTGGTTCACCAAATTCAATCCGTAACTCAACTGAATTTTCCTCTCCCAGGTAGTCCTCTTACCTTTt comes from Ziziphus jujuba cultivar Dongzao chromosome 6, ASM3175591v1 and encodes:
- the LOC125419194 gene encoding TMV resistance protein N-like, which codes for MASSSPSLEEKYDVFLSFRGEDTRNTFASYLYAALSAKQILTFMDHELERGDEISPTLSNAIEESKISVIIFSENYASSTWCLDELVRILECKKTRGQIVMPIFYGVEPSVVRKQGGSYGASFAELEGRFKDRMEKVHQWRAALTEASYLCGLDSKDFRPENKLVQKIVEDVSLKLPKYLSMDEHFKGRFIGIEKHIEKIELLLSIGTKDIRIIGIWGMAGIGKTTLASAIFQRFSYFQFESYCFLWNVREEYLRHGPDHLRKKLLSELLSDESILRMDTPFVASSFILKKLIRKKVLIVLDDVDNPIKLEALVGGYDHFAPGSRIIITTRNRQVLTAKEACHTYKLEGLNEIESLELFNFYAFGKSSPSEDYEKLVSHVICYAHGNPLALRVLGSSLRSKSTDVWESALSKLKTIPHKDILNVLRISYEGLDKGEQNLFLDIACLIDQPFTRDDVEHMLDAGGSFKIELTVLIDKSLIESHKYNKLWMHDLLRQMGKTIVCDEHEEPGKRSRLGDVKDVCHVLERNTGTQTVEGISFNMSEIHKDIKLCHATFSEMYNLRILKICSDNIGNNKFKLYLPQGLGSYLSHKLTYLQWDLYPLKSLPSKFSPENLVELVLRGSHVRKLWDNHEVKSLPVLRRIDLSYSKFLIQLPDLSQSPDLESINLEGCTSLVQVLSSLQNLEKLTYLNLSGCSKLRDLEDISKRTEGYLDVARLGGVKNLWKDFTYLKSCIQSFTGNLCLYSSQAHISQKFAPNIRYLDLSWTAIETVPPSICHLSGLEKLHLSWCTRLKSLPTSICHLKSLELLYLLGCEKLKTFPEILEPMEHLRTLRLSLSGIKELPESVENLVSLDDLAIECCQDLEFLPNSLCNLRNLERIWLRFCSKIQKLPSLPPSLRQLLVDNCERLKSLPELPSLCFGLSAVGCTSLENISKWRAPLLPHHADYSWYSVGYIDFYGCEKLDQNTHNTMIANRAIIQILARIKSGWGVHSHSFLYPGDEIPDWFTHQTCGTSINKIMLPPYWNDGDFLALAFCIVFHWNKIDRNATLDTSCKLNFKTIDDGSLYKYHNYTSSYKYNKFSSDHVFIWYVERQSLESSKEMNGLDWPSTCSTEASFHVCPLYPFLGNVNNNESEYGEIKKFGVRFVYKQDMERCDAETERKNKRNFNECCESSGSEAVGSLEVEDDGESHSKKLKLM